A DNA window from Arachis hypogaea cultivar Tifrunner chromosome 18, arahy.Tifrunner.gnm2.J5K5, whole genome shotgun sequence contains the following coding sequences:
- the LOC112771790 gene encoding uncharacterized protein produces MGFLFVKTVVISTGIVSMAMGLKLTVPLLTEAVPSISTFFFTCLTPPYLYLLLNFIILSIFATSKLTHHHNHSPPDSPPETLLYHAPEPLKISQNDYSGVVSEEFLYEPPKTNETVTNDENLPLKTTVTVSEEAVGMQKKDSSDLDLAFSDENQKPPVSARFSHRKAAKASPEGGKVVALGVAKPKRQDTLESTWRTITEGRPMPLTRHLKKSDTWEQARRSAAPLTDLNGGEGGKTPPPTKMKKAETFGGRENNVSPAGGSSSAGRLRKEPSLSQDELNRRVEAFIHKFNEEMRLQRQESLRQYRAMVNGGVH; encoded by the exons ATGGGTTTTCTTTTCGTGAAAACGGTTGTAATCTCCACCGGAATAGTGTCCATGGCAATGGGGCTGAAGCTCACAGTTCCACTCCTCACCGAAGCCGTACCTTCCATCTCCACCTTCTTCTTCACTTGTCTCACTCCTCCTTACCTCTACCTTCTCCTCAACTTCATCATCCTCTCCATCTTCGCCACCTCTAAGCTCACCCACCACCACAACCACTCTCCGCCGGACTCGCCTCCCGAGACCCTCCTCTACCACGCACCCGAACCACTCAAGATCTCGCAAAATGACTACAGCGGCGTCGTTTCGGAAGAATTCCTCTACGAGCCACCGAAAACCAACGAAACCGTCACCAACGACGAGAACTTACCGTTGAAAACGACGGTTACAGTATCCGAAGAAGCCGTTGGCATGCAGAAGAAGGACTCCTCGGATCTCGATTTGGCGTTCTCCGATGAGAACCAGAAACCGCCGGTATCCGCCAGGTTCAGCCACCGGAAAGCCGCTAAAGCAAGTCCAGAAG GAGGGAAGGTGGTTGCGTTGGGAGTAGCGAAGCCGAAGAGGCAGGACACACTGGAGAGCACATGGAGGACCATAACGGAAGGTCGGCCCATGCCGTTGACCAGGCATCTCAAGAAATCTGACACGTGGGAGCAGGCTCGCCGGAGCGCCGCTCCGTTGACGGATCTCAACGGCGGCGAAGGAGGTAAGACGCCTCCTCCTACGAAGATGAAGAAGGCCGAGACATTCGGCGGGAGGGAGAACAACGTTTCTCCGGCTGGTGGCAGCAGCAGCGCTGGCAGGCTGAGGAAGGAGCCATCACTGAGTCAGGATGAGTTGAATCGGCGAGTTGAAGCGTTCATTCACAAGTTCAATGAAGAGATGAGGCTGCAGAGGCAGGAATCGCTGAGGCAGTACCGTGCGATGGTAAATGGCGGAGTTCACTGA